In Corynebacterium afermentans subsp. afermentans, a genomic segment contains:
- a CDS encoding ATP-dependent helicase yields the protein MNAPILSRFHPQVAQWFGDVFAAPTAVQEQAWRAISDGENALVVAPTGSGKTLAAFLWSLNSLVERAGQQALPIDGANSSTHGGVRVLYISPLKALGVDVENNLRAPLAGIARVAQKLGRDMPDISVGVRSGDTPQSERNRQVRKPPDILITTPESLYLMLTSKAAGILKTVDTVIVDEIHALAGTKRGVHLSLSLERLRRLAGNFQRIGLSATVRPIEAVANFLGPKTTIINPPAEKRWQLSVSVPVEDMSDLPVPEDASTIGDAVFDDALEEAEPVQPPGAVNSIWPHIERSIYDEVMAHRSTIVFVNSRRTAERLTSQLNELWAKEHDPEALSPQTRRPPAQLMKSVDTAGHAANVIARAHHGSVSKDERAQTETMLKEGTLRAVVSTSSLELGIDMGAVDLVIQVESPPSVASGLQRVGRAGHTVGAVSEGTFYPKHRSDLVQTAVTVPRMRSGLIEELHTPRSPLDVLAQQTVAAVAVEDLDVDEWYDTVRRAWPYRDLAREVFDSVIDLVVGVYPSTDFAELRPRAILEGSVLKARPGAQRVAVTNAGTIPDRGMFGVFLLAGAEDKAPRRVGELDEEMVYESRVGDVFTLGASSWRIENITRDQVQVSPAPGHTGRLPFWTGDGLGRPYELGKAVGAFRREAKSSLDKSLDERARTNLLQYLEEQEEATGILPDETTLVLERFTDELGDWRVVLHTPFGKGVNAAWALATGWRVAQETGMDAQAVAGDDGIVLRLPQGDKDPDGAVFQFDADEIADIVTEQVGNSALFASRFRECAARALLLPRRNPGKRAPLWQQRQRAEQLLDVARNYPSFPIILETVRECLQDVYDLPALQEVMRDINTRRVRIAEVTTDQPSPFASSLLFNYTGAFMYEGDTPLAEKRAAALSLDPSLLAKLLGTVELRELLDADIIAEVDASLRRLGRAETSEQFADTLRIVGPLPIDELRLYTTVPLESLEQALGARMMRVRIGGREHVAQVLDAPLLRDGLGVPVPPGVAAQVQTIPDALAQLVGRWVRTRGPFTLRDLADAFGLAVGAAHAALQPLVDKDKVIPGRYRQGIEEEEYVAAEVLRIIRSRSLAAARAQTRPVSQSAYGRFLPAWSNVAPVGVTPALRGADGVYSVLEQLAGVRLPASAWESHILPARVGDYSPVMLDELTASGEITIVGAGKAGARDPWIMLLPADYAAQLMPQVDEPLLSLTQSQVMEKVRRGGGFLFSDLLEPTTTTEELREAMWDLVEAGFLAPDSFAPIRARLAGGKTAHRARRRPSRSRVRSGRTSFAASVPPDMVGRWSLTPTPDDDATRRSVALGESLLDRYGVVTRGSVVAEDILGGFALAYKTLSGFEASGKAMRGYLVEGLGASQFSTPATIDRLRGHQDSDDVVGWPSGAREPHVHVLAATDPANPYGAALPWPAQGPTRSAGAMVVLIDGLLAAHVTRGGKTMTTFFDFFPDGVDDPMPLVVGALTDAVRAGRMQPLSVEKLDGGPAFSLKEYGATATHKGAKIGGRASAPPKRRGRSVAEALGELDGNEGAGPTFDD from the coding sequence ATGAACGCGCCGATCCTCAGCCGCTTCCACCCGCAGGTGGCCCAGTGGTTCGGGGACGTCTTCGCCGCGCCGACCGCGGTGCAGGAGCAGGCGTGGCGCGCGATCTCCGACGGCGAAAACGCGCTGGTGGTCGCCCCCACCGGCTCCGGCAAGACGCTCGCGGCATTTTTGTGGTCGCTGAACTCGTTGGTGGAGCGCGCCGGGCAGCAAGCCCTGCCTATCGACGGCGCGAACAGCTCCACCCACGGCGGCGTGCGAGTCCTCTACATCTCGCCCCTGAAAGCGCTGGGCGTGGACGTGGAGAACAACCTGCGCGCGCCGCTGGCTGGCATCGCGCGGGTGGCGCAGAAGTTGGGCCGCGACATGCCGGACATCTCGGTCGGGGTGCGCTCGGGCGACACCCCGCAGTCCGAGCGCAACCGGCAGGTGCGAAAGCCGCCGGACATTCTGATCACCACGCCGGAGTCGCTGTACCTCATGCTCACCTCGAAGGCGGCGGGCATCTTGAAGACGGTGGACACGGTCATCGTGGACGAGATCCACGCCCTGGCTGGCACGAAGCGCGGCGTGCACCTTTCGCTCTCGCTGGAGCGGCTGCGGCGGCTGGCGGGTAACTTCCAGCGCATCGGCCTGTCGGCCACGGTGCGCCCGATCGAGGCGGTGGCCAACTTCCTCGGCCCGAAGACCACCATCATCAATCCGCCCGCCGAAAAGCGCTGGCAGCTTTCCGTGAGCGTGCCCGTCGAGGACATGAGCGACCTGCCCGTGCCGGAGGACGCCTCCACGATCGGCGACGCGGTGTTCGACGACGCGCTGGAAGAGGCGGAGCCAGTCCAGCCGCCGGGCGCGGTGAACTCCATCTGGCCGCACATCGAGCGCTCCATTTACGACGAGGTGATGGCGCACCGCTCCACCATCGTGTTCGTGAACTCGCGCCGCACCGCCGAGCGGCTGACCAGCCAGCTCAACGAGCTGTGGGCCAAGGAGCACGACCCGGAGGCGCTCTCGCCGCAGACGCGGCGCCCGCCGGCGCAGCTGATGAAGTCGGTCGACACCGCTGGCCACGCCGCGAACGTGATCGCGCGGGCCCACCACGGCAGCGTGAGCAAAGACGAGCGCGCCCAGACCGAGACCATGCTCAAGGAGGGCACCCTGCGCGCGGTTGTGTCCACCTCCTCGCTGGAGCTGGGCATCGACATGGGCGCGGTTGACCTGGTGATCCAGGTGGAGTCGCCGCCGTCGGTGGCCTCCGGGCTGCAACGCGTGGGGCGCGCCGGGCACACCGTCGGCGCGGTCTCGGAGGGCACCTTCTACCCGAAGCACCGCTCCGACCTGGTGCAAACGGCGGTGACGGTGCCGCGGATGCGCTCCGGCCTCATCGAGGAGCTGCACACCCCGCGCAGCCCCCTGGACGTGCTGGCGCAGCAGACCGTCGCGGCGGTGGCGGTCGAGGACCTGGACGTCGACGAGTGGTACGACACGGTGCGCCGCGCCTGGCCGTACCGGGACCTGGCGCGCGAGGTATTCGACTCGGTGATCGACCTGGTCGTCGGCGTCTACCCGTCCACGGACTTCGCCGAGTTGCGGCCCCGCGCCATCCTGGAGGGCTCGGTGCTGAAGGCGAGGCCCGGCGCCCAGCGGGTCGCCGTCACCAACGCCGGCACCATCCCGGACCGAGGGATGTTCGGCGTCTTCCTGCTCGCAGGCGCCGAGGACAAGGCTCCCCGCCGCGTCGGCGAGCTCGACGAGGAGATGGTCTACGAGTCTCGCGTCGGCGACGTGTTCACCCTCGGCGCCTCCAGCTGGCGCATCGAGAACATCACCCGCGACCAGGTGCAGGTCTCACCCGCGCCGGGGCACACCGGCCGCCTGCCGTTCTGGACCGGCGACGGGCTCGGCCGGCCGTACGAGTTGGGCAAGGCGGTGGGCGCGTTTCGTCGAGAAGCAAAGAGCTCGCTGGACAAAAGCCTGGACGAGCGGGCGCGGACCAACCTGCTGCAATACCTCGAGGAGCAGGAGGAGGCCACCGGCATCCTGCCGGACGAGACGACGCTGGTGCTCGAGCGGTTCACCGACGAGCTGGGGGATTGGCGCGTGGTGCTGCACACCCCCTTCGGCAAGGGGGTGAACGCGGCGTGGGCGCTGGCCACCGGCTGGCGGGTGGCGCAGGAGACCGGCATGGACGCCCAGGCGGTCGCGGGCGACGACGGCATCGTGCTGCGCCTGCCGCAAGGCGACAAGGATCCGGACGGGGCGGTCTTCCAATTCGACGCCGACGAGATCGCCGACATCGTCACCGAGCAGGTGGGCAACTCCGCCCTGTTCGCCTCCCGGTTCCGCGAGTGCGCCGCCCGCGCCCTGCTTCTGCCGCGCCGCAACCCCGGCAAGCGCGCGCCCCTGTGGCAGCAGCGCCAAAGAGCAGAGCAGCTGCTGGACGTGGCCCGCAACTACCCGTCGTTTCCGATCATCCTGGAGACGGTGCGCGAGTGCCTCCAGGACGTCTACGACCTGCCCGCCCTGCAGGAAGTCATGCGCGACATCAACACGCGCCGGGTGCGCATCGCCGAGGTGACCACGGACCAGCCGAGCCCCTTCGCCTCCTCGCTGCTGTTCAACTACACCGGCGCGTTCATGTACGAGGGCGACACCCCGCTGGCGGAGAAGCGGGCCGCGGCGCTGTCGCTGGACCCGTCGCTGCTGGCCAAGCTGCTCGGCACCGTGGAGCTGCGCGAGCTCTTGGACGCCGACATCATCGCGGAGGTCGACGCCTCGCTTCGCCGGCTCGGCCGCGCCGAGACCTCGGAGCAGTTCGCCGACACGCTGCGCATCGTGGGGCCTTTGCCTATCGACGAGCTCCGCCTCTACACCACGGTGCCCCTCGAGTCCTTGGAGCAAGCTTTGGGCGCGCGGATGATGCGGGTGCGCATCGGCGGGCGCGAGCACGTCGCCCAGGTGCTCGACGCGCCGCTGCTTCGCGACGGCCTCGGCGTGCCCGTCCCGCCCGGCGTGGCCGCCCAGGTGCAGACCATCCCCGACGCGCTGGCCCAGCTGGTCGGCCGCTGGGTGCGCACCCGCGGGCCGTTCACCCTGCGCGACCTGGCCGACGCCTTCGGCCTGGCGGTCGGCGCGGCGCACGCGGCGCTGCAGCCGCTGGTGGACAAGGACAAGGTCATCCCGGGCCGCTACCGGCAGGGAATCGAGGAAGAGGAATACGTCGCCGCCGAGGTGCTGCGGATCATCCGGTCGCGCTCGCTGGCGGCGGCGCGCGCCCAGACCCGCCCCGTTTCGCAGTCCGCCTACGGGCGCTTCCTGCCCGCGTGGTCGAACGTCGCCCCGGTGGGGGTGACCCCGGCGCTGCGCGGGGCGGACGGGGTCTACTCGGTGCTGGAGCAGCTCGCCGGGGTGCGGCTGCCGGCCAGCGCGTGGGAGTCCCACATCCTGCCGGCCCGGGTGGGCGACTACTCGCCGGTGATGCTCGACGAGCTCACCGCGTCGGGGGAGATCACCATCGTCGGCGCCGGCAAGGCGGGCGCGCGCGACCCGTGGATCATGCTGCTGCCGGCGGACTACGCCGCTCAGCTCATGCCGCAGGTCGACGAGCCGCTGCTGTCGCTGACCCAGTCCCAGGTGATGGAGAAGGTGCGCCGCGGGGGTGGGTTCTTGTTCAGCGATCTCCTCGAGCCCACTACCACGACCGAGGAGCTGCGCGAGGCGATGTGGGACCTGGTCGAGGCTGGGTTTTTGGCCCCCGACTCGTTCGCGCCGATCCGGGCGCGGCTCGCCGGAGGCAAGACGGCGCACAGGGCGCGCCGGAGGCCGTCGCGAAGCAGGGTGCGCTCGGGGCGGACCTCGTTCGCGGCGAGCGTGCCGCCGGACATGGTGGGGCGGTGGTCGCTCACACCGACGCCCGACGACGACGCGACGCGGCGGTCGGTGGCCCTCGGCGAGTCGCTGCTGGACCGCTACGGGGTGGTCACCCGCGGCTCGGTGGTGGCCGAGGACATCCTGGGCGGGTTCGCGCTGGCGTACAAGACGCTGTCCGGGTTCGAGGCCTCCGGCAAGGCGATGCGCGGCTACCTGGTGGAGGGGCTCGGCGCGTCGCAGTTTTCCACCCCGGCGACCATCGACCGGCTGCGAGGCCACCAGGATTCCGACGACGTGGTCGGCTGGCCCTCGGGCGCCCGCGAGCCGCACGTGCACGTGCTCGCCGCCACGGACCCGGCGAACCCGTACGGGGCGGCGCTGCCGTGGCCGGCGCAGGGACCGACCCGCTCGGCCGGCGCGATGGTGGTGCTGATCGATGGGCTCCTGGCCGCGCACGTCACCCGGGGCGGGAAAACGATGACCACGTTCTTCGACTTCTTCCCGGACGGGGTCGACGACCCGATGCCGTTGGTTGTCGGCGCGCTCACGGACGCGGTGCGTGCAGGCCGGATGCAGCCGTTGAGTGTGGAAAAGCTCGACGGTGGGCCGGCCTTTTCGCTCAAGGAGTACGGGGCGACGGCGACCCACAAGGGCGCGAAGATCGGCGGGCGTGCCTCGGCGCCCCCGAAGCGGCGCGGGCGCAGCGTGGCGGAAGCGCTGGGGGAGCTCGACGGCAATGAAGGTGCCGGACCAACCTTCGACGACTAA
- a CDS encoding HNH endonuclease signature motif containing protein, whose translation MNGIAELVDQVTDGLSQLRQLLDDPSALPLATITRDIARLERAMDKKAYVDAAFAQACVLADAGKLVGANHPDAYLTEKLGISRGEAYNRLARAKALFDAPPPPEPDLDDLFDAEDGSEEDRSAAEEAARKAADEEAERRRKDQEEARKRADEVPAAKQDIIRRELDKLLKAAEGERMRIYARAMEQAKYRDEKDLRLFVKRLVAEANKPHVKANPNAGFEKRDASLGRENSDGTFDVTLSMTRADYALYKALTDKGLSPNANIPAELQRDRDPRTKGQRRYDQYMAILRQYEEGQQAANGGAASVVVSITLDDLAGADANTLFQTNVGVELDAFDLVRLGMGGTSDFLLTVDGLSGVPLHLGRSRRLASVGQRIAMFAVQGVCSWAGCTTSMSECEAHHIISWLRYGATDIENLTGLCPTHHRCNNDHRDGSFNKGYMDYDPETGGAVLVKADGTRHTNTTDPAMHSAVNRIRAKRNSTSAPPPAETHWPTSPPPPPGRAGQANHRPTHRMPMRP comes from the coding sequence ATGAACGGAATCGCCGAGCTCGTGGACCAGGTCACCGACGGCCTGTCGCAGTTGCGCCAGCTTCTGGACGATCCTTCGGCCCTCCCCCTCGCCACCATCACCCGCGACATCGCGCGCCTCGAACGCGCGATGGACAAGAAGGCGTACGTCGACGCCGCCTTCGCGCAGGCGTGCGTGCTGGCGGACGCCGGCAAGCTGGTCGGAGCGAACCACCCGGACGCTTACCTGACCGAGAAGCTCGGAATCTCCCGCGGGGAAGCGTACAACCGCCTCGCGAGGGCGAAGGCGCTGTTCGACGCGCCGCCTCCGCCCGAGCCGGATTTGGACGACCTCTTCGACGCAGAGGACGGTTCGGAGGAGGACCGCTCCGCTGCGGAGGAGGCCGCACGCAAGGCCGCCGACGAGGAAGCCGAGCGCCGCCGCAAGGACCAGGAGGAGGCCCGCAAGCGTGCCGACGAGGTCCCGGCCGCCAAGCAGGACATCATCCGCCGCGAGCTGGACAAGCTGCTCAAGGCAGCCGAAGGCGAGCGGATGCGCATCTACGCCCGCGCGATGGAGCAGGCGAAGTACCGCGACGAGAAAGATCTGCGGCTGTTTGTGAAGCGCCTGGTCGCCGAGGCCAACAAGCCACACGTGAAGGCGAACCCGAACGCTGGCTTTGAAAAGCGCGACGCCTCGCTGGGCAGGGAGAACAGCGACGGTACCTTCGACGTGACGCTGTCCATGACCCGCGCCGATTACGCGCTGTACAAGGCGCTCACCGACAAAGGGCTGTCGCCGAATGCCAACATCCCAGCCGAGCTCCAGCGCGACCGCGACCCGCGCACAAAGGGGCAGCGCCGCTACGACCAGTACATGGCTATCCTGCGCCAGTACGAGGAGGGGCAGCAGGCCGCGAACGGCGGCGCGGCGTCGGTGGTCGTGTCCATCACGTTGGACGACCTCGCCGGGGCCGACGCCAACACCCTGTTCCAGACCAACGTCGGGGTGGAGCTCGACGCCTTCGATCTGGTTCGTCTAGGAATGGGCGGCACGAGCGATTTCCTGCTCACCGTCGACGGGCTTTCCGGGGTGCCGCTGCACCTCGGCCGGTCGCGGAGGCTCGCGTCGGTGGGCCAGCGCATCGCCATGTTCGCGGTGCAGGGCGTGTGCTCCTGGGCCGGCTGCACGACCTCAATGAGCGAGTGCGAGGCCCACCACATCATCTCCTGGCTACGCTACGGCGCGACCGACATCGAGAACCTCACCGGCCTGTGCCCCACCCACCACAGGTGCAACAACGACCACCGGGACGGCTCCTTTAATAAGGGGTACATGGACTACGACCCGGAGACCGGCGGCGCCGTCCTGGTAAAGGCCGACGGTACCCGCCACACCAACACCACGGATCCCGCCATGCACTCGGCGGTCAATCGGATCCGGGCGAAACGGAACTCGACGTCGGCTCCACCACCTGCAGAAACGCACTGGCCCACTTCCCCACCGCCACCACCGGGGCGCGCGGGCCAGGCCAACCATCGACCCACCCACCGCATGCCGATGCGGCCCTAA
- a CDS encoding DNA-formamidopyrimidine glycosylase family protein: MPEGDSVYQLSKRLQWMQGREVTATSIRVPRYATVDFTGMTCERVWPYGKHLFMQFAKDGYQPQILHTHLKMEGTWSMYRAGARWKKPAHAARVVLSLSDEPKADIELVGFWLGLVRVFPAREYQQEMGYLGPDLLDPDFDLHEAVRRIEAEPGREIGRALLDQHKLAGIGNEYRAEINFLAGTHPAELVRDVDVEKHVRLARRLMWANKDAPVRVTTGIKRAGETSYVFGRNNKPCRRCGTLITKGFLGGEGDLERVIWWCPRCQPAPSPRFSRAPHGG; encoded by the coding sequence ATGCCCGAAGGTGATTCCGTCTATCAGCTTTCAAAACGTCTGCAGTGGATGCAAGGCCGCGAGGTCACAGCCACCAGCATTCGCGTTCCGCGCTACGCCACCGTCGACTTCACGGGCATGACCTGCGAGCGCGTCTGGCCGTACGGCAAGCACCTGTTCATGCAGTTCGCCAAAGACGGCTACCAGCCGCAAATCCTGCACACCCACCTGAAAATGGAGGGCACGTGGTCCATGTACCGCGCCGGCGCCAGGTGGAAAAAGCCCGCTCACGCCGCCCGCGTGGTGCTTTCGCTTAGCGACGAACCAAAGGCCGACATCGAACTCGTCGGCTTTTGGCTCGGGCTGGTCCGTGTCTTCCCGGCCAGGGAATACCAACAAGAGATGGGCTACCTCGGACCAGACCTGCTCGACCCCGACTTCGACCTCCACGAGGCGGTGAGGCGCATCGAAGCCGAGCCCGGCCGCGAGATTGGCCGTGCGCTGCTAGATCAGCACAAACTCGCCGGCATCGGCAACGAGTACCGGGCGGAGATCAACTTCTTGGCTGGAACGCATCCGGCGGAGTTGGTGCGTGACGTGGACGTCGAGAAGCATGTGCGTCTCGCCCGCAGGCTGATGTGGGCGAATAAAGATGCCCCCGTCCGCGTGACCACCGGGATCAAGCGGGCGGGGGAGACGAGTTACGTGTTTGGCCGCAACAATAAGCCGTGCAGGCGGTGCGGCACCCTGATCACCAAGGGATTCCTCGGCGGGGAGGGCGACCTGGAGCGGGTTATTTGGTGGTGCCCGCGGTGTCAGCCTGCACCTTCGCCGCGTTTTTCTCGCGCACCGCACGGCGGATGA
- a CDS encoding DedA family protein, producing MQSIIDWIVGLMETLGAPGVGIAILLENLFPPIPSEVVLPLAGFTVAQGSLNMLNVFIWSVLGSVIGAYVLYGVGVWLGLERLRRIADWMWLVRTSDVDAAMNFFTKYGKPSVFFGRLIPGVRSLISIPAGLGKMNLVTFGLWTTLGSGIWNAILIYLGFVLGDNWEKATEYADTYSNVIYVVLLLIILGFLVFFIRRAVREKNAAKVQADTAGTTK from the coding sequence ATGCAGAGCATCATCGACTGGATTGTGGGCCTCATGGAGACCCTCGGCGCACCCGGCGTCGGCATCGCGATCCTCTTGGAGAACCTCTTCCCGCCCATCCCGTCCGAGGTGGTGCTGCCACTCGCCGGCTTCACCGTCGCGCAGGGGTCGCTGAACATGTTGAACGTGTTCATCTGGTCCGTGCTGGGGTCCGTCATCGGCGCATACGTGCTCTACGGGGTCGGCGTGTGGCTGGGACTCGAGCGACTGCGCAGAATCGCCGACTGGATGTGGCTCGTGCGCACCTCCGACGTGGACGCCGCCATGAATTTCTTCACCAAATACGGCAAGCCGAGCGTGTTCTTCGGCCGCCTCATCCCCGGCGTGCGCTCGCTGATCTCCATCCCCGCCGGCCTGGGCAAGATGAACTTGGTCACCTTCGGCCTGTGGACGACCCTGGGCTCCGGCATCTGGAACGCCATCCTGATCTACCTGGGCTTCGTCCTCGGCGACAACTGGGAGAAGGCCACCGAGTACGCCGACACCTACTCCAACGTGATCTACGTGGTGCTTCTCCTGATCATCCTGGGCTTTTTGGTGTTCTTCATCCGCCGTGCGGTGCGCGAGAAAAACGCGGCGAAGGTGCAGGCTGACACCGCGGGCACCACCAAATAA